TGCCGATGCTGACCACGCCCGTGATGGAGGCGAGCCGCAGGATGGTCACCAGGTTGTCGACGCTGGCGAAGCGGTCGCCGGCCGTCACCACGCCGACGGCGCAGATCACCAGCAGGGCGAGCACGAGGCCGAGGTTGCGCCCGAACGACCCGCCCATCAGCCCGCTGCCCCGCGACGCCCGCTCGGGCTCCGCGGCCGCGCGCTCCACCCGGACCGTGTCGCCGGACGGGGCGACCGGGTTCTCGACGGAGGGATGGGTGTGGTGCTCGCTCATGCGGCGCTTCCTTCCATGACCAGGTCGAGGACCCGGGACTCGTCGATCTCGTGCGCGGGGCCCTCGTGCACGACCCGGCCCTCGCGGACCACCAGCACCCGGTCGGCCAGGCCGAGCACCTCCTCCACCTCGCTCGACACGACCACGACGGCGACCCCGGAGCCGGCCAGCGCGCGGACCACGGCGTAGATCTCGGCCCGCGCGCCGACGTCGACGCCGCGGGTGGGCTCGTCGAGCAGGAGCACGCGGCACTCGCGCAGCAGCCACCGCGCCAGGACCACCTTCTGCTGGTTGCCGCCGGAGAGCAGCCGCACGAGGCGGTCCACCCCGGCGGGGCGTACGTCGAGGGACCCGGTGACCTCGGCGGCGCGGCGCCGCTCGGCACCCCGGTCGAGGAAGCCGAGGCGGGCGAACCGGCCCATCGTGGACACGGTCACGTTGCGGTAGACGGCCTGGTCGAGCAACAGGCCCTGGCTCTTGCGCTCCTCGGGTGCGAGCCCCAGCCCGGCCTTGACGGCGGCCGGGACGGACCCGCGACGCAGGTCGCGCCCGTCGACGCGCACAGTGCCGGCGCTGGCGCGGCGGGCGCCGTAGACGGTCTCCAGGATCTCCGAGCGGCCGGCGCCGACGAGGCCCGCGAGCCCGACGATCTCCCCCGCGCGCACGGTCAGGTCGACGTCGGAGAAGACGCCCGGCAGCGCGAGCCCCCGCACCTCCAGCACCGGCTCGCCGGTCACGGCGGGCGTGTCGCCGCGCGGCGGGAAGACGTACTCGATGGACCGCCCGGTCATCAGCCTGATCAGCTCGGCGGTCGGCGTCTGGTCGACCGGCAGCCCGCTGGCGACGGTCCTGCCGTCCTTCAGCACGGTGATCCGGTCGCCGATCTGGCGGATCTCCTCGAGGCGGTGGGAGATGTAGACGACCGCGACGCCCTGGGCGGTCAGGTCGCGGATGGTCCGGAAGAGCGTGTCGACCTCGCCCTGGTCGAGCACCGCCGACGGCTCGTCGAGGATCAGCAGCCGCGTGTCCTGGGAGAGGGCGCGGGCCATGCTGACGACCTGCTGCCCGGCGGGCGAGAGCCGCCCGACCGCGCGGGTGGCGGAGATCTCGGGGTGGCCCAGGCGGGCCAGCAGCTCGCGGGCCCGGCGGTTGGTCTCGGGGACCCGGCTCACGCCGGCCCGGCTGAGCTCGTGGCCGAGGAAGATGTTCTCCGCGACGCTGAGCTCCGGCACGAGGTCCAGCTCCTGGTAGATCGTCGAGATCCCCAGCCGCATCGCGGCCTGCGGCGTGCCCAGGGTGACCGGTCGGTCCTCCCACAGGACCTCGCCCTCGTCGGGCTGGTAGCTCGCGGAGAGCACCTTGATCAGGGTCGACTTGCCCGCGCCGTTCTGGCCGAGCAGGCAGTGCACCTCGCCCGCGCGGACGTCGAGGTCGACGCCGCCGAGCGCCAGCACGCCGGGGAAGCGCTTGACGATGCCGCGCACCTCGAGGAGCGGCGGGGTCTGGGAGGGGGCCACGGCAGGACTGTGGCATGCGTCACCCGCTTTTGTCGATAGTCACGCAAAAGTCTCCCCTCTATTGCGTAAAGGTCCCGATGTGCTTGACTCCCGCCGTGCGTACCGGTGAGCTCTTCGACCTGCTGCGCGACGGGCGGCCGTGGACGCGTGCCCAGCTCGCCGACGCCACCGGGCTGGCGCGCTCGACGATCACGGCCCGGATCGACACCCTGACGCGGCTCGGGCTGGTCGCGCCGTTCGGCGGTGCGCGCTCGACCGGTGGCCGCCCGCCCGCGCTCTTCGCGATGAACCCGACGGCACGTCTGGTGGTCGGGGTCGACGTCGGCGCGACGCACGTCCGGGCCGCGCTCACCGACCTGGACGGCACCGTGCTCGGCGAGGCGGACGCCCGGCTGGCGGTGGCCGAGGGTCCCGAGCGGGTCCTCACCTGGGTGGAGGACTCCGTGCGGGACCTGGTGGCGGCGACCGGCCGGCCCGCGTCCGACCTCGCCGCGATCGGCATCGGCCTGCCCGGGCCGGTCGAGCACTCGACCGGGCGCCCGATCAACCCGCCGATCATGCCCGGCTGGGACCGCTACGACGTGCCCGGACACCTGCAGCGCGCCCACGCCGTGCCGGTCCTGGTCGACAACGACGTCAACATCATGGCGCTCGGCGAGCGCCGCCGGCACCTGCGCGACGTCGACGACCTGGTCCTGATCAAGGTCGCCACCGGCATCGGCGCGGGCATCGTCTCGGGTGGCGTGCTCCAGCGCGGCGCGCAGGGCACCGCTGGCGACCTCGGCCACGTGCGGGTGCCGGGCGCCGACGCCGTTGCGTGCCGGTGCGGCAACTCCGGGTGCCTCGAGGCCGTCGCTGCCGGACCGGCCCTGGCCGCCGCGGTCCGCGCGCAGGGCGAGCAGGCGGAGGACGGCGGCGACGTCGTCGACC
This region of Nocardioides palaemonis genomic DNA includes:
- a CDS encoding ROK family transcriptional regulator; this translates as MRTGELFDLLRDGRPWTRAQLADATGLARSTITARIDTLTRLGLVAPFGGARSTGGRPPALFAMNPTARLVVGVDVGATHVRAALTDLDGTVLGEADARLAVAEGPERVLTWVEDSVRDLVAATGRPASDLAAIGIGLPGPVEHSTGRPINPPIMPGWDRYDVPGHLQRAHAVPVLVDNDVNIMALGERRRHLRDVDDLVLIKVATGIGAGIVSGGVLQRGAQGTAGDLGHVRVPGADAVACRCGNSGCLEAVAAGPALAAAVRAQGEQAEDGGDVVDLVRHGSRPAMAVVRQAGRDIGEVVATMVNLINPSVVVIGGQVAEAGEHLLAGIRESVYQRSLPLATEHLRIVTSQAGGQAAVLGAAALAIEHVLSPDVVDAAGEALAAADAAAEASGT
- a CDS encoding sugar ABC transporter ATP-binding protein, whose amino-acid sequence is MAPSQTPPLLEVRGIVKRFPGVLALGGVDLDVRAGEVHCLLGQNGAGKSTLIKVLSASYQPDEGEVLWEDRPVTLGTPQAAMRLGISTIYQELDLVPELSVAENIFLGHELSRAGVSRVPETNRRARELLARLGHPEISATRAVGRLSPAGQQVVSMARALSQDTRLLILDEPSAVLDQGEVDTLFRTIRDLTAQGVAVVYISHRLEEIRQIGDRITVLKDGRTVASGLPVDQTPTAELIRLMTGRSIEYVFPPRGDTPAVTGEPVLEVRGLALPGVFSDVDLTVRAGEIVGLAGLVGAGRSEILETVYGARRASAGTVRVDGRDLRRGSVPAAVKAGLGLAPEERKSQGLLLDQAVYRNVTVSTMGRFARLGFLDRGAERRRAAEVTGSLDVRPAGVDRLVRLLSGGNQQKVVLARWLLRECRVLLLDEPTRGVDVGARAEIYAVVRALAGSGVAVVVVSSEVEEVLGLADRVLVVREGRVVHEGPAHEIDESRVLDLVMEGSAA